Sequence from the Candidatus Margulisiibacteriota bacterium genome:
GGTTATTGAGGCCTTGAAAACAATGCTGGAGCTTTATATAAAAACTTTCAAAGAGCGGATCATTTGGAAATAGCCAGCATTGGCTTTTCAAGGAGGAATTTTTATGCAAAATTTAAAACTAAACAACGGAGTGGCCATACCGGAAATCGGCTTCGGCACGTGGCAGACGCCCGACGGCGAAACAGCGGTGCAGGCTGTAAAGACCGCGCTGGAATCCGGCTACACGCATATAGACACGGCGGCCTGTTATGAAAATGAAGCCAGCGTCGGCCGCGCCATGCGGGAAAGCGGAATTCCGCGCGAGAAACTTTTTATCACCACCAAACTCTGGAATACCGAGCGCGGCTACGACAGCGCGTTAAAAGCTTTTGCGGTCAGCCTGCAAAAATTGCAGCTGGAATACATCGATCTGTATCTTATTCACTGGCCAGACAATAAAAATCCTGAGCTAAATATTGCCAGCTGGAAAGCTTTTGAAAAACTTTACAAAGACGGCTTGATCAAAGCGCTCGGCGTTAGTAATTTTACGCCGCGGCATTTACAGCCCTTGCTGGACACAGCGGAAATAAAACCGACGGTCAACCAGATCGAATATCACCCGGGATACCGGCAGGAGGAAACCGTGGAATTCTGCCGGAAACACGCTATTTTGGTCGAAGCCTGGAGTCCTCTGGGCTGCGGGCGCATCCTGCAGGACGAAAATCTGCGGCTGATCGCGCAAAAATATAACAAATCGATCGCCCAGCTTTGCCTGCGCTGGTGCCGGCAAAACGGTGTTCTGCCGCTGCCGAAATCCATCACACCGGAACGGATCAAAGAAAACCTGCGGGTGTTCGATTTTGAGATCAGCGCGGATGATCTGCAATATATTAATGATTTGCCGCAGTTTGGCTGGTCAGGATTTAAAATTTAGAACTGGTTAAAGTTTTCAGCAAATCCTCGCGCCGCAAAAGTTTCAGCGCTTTGGCCACCTGCCGGTAATTCTGAGGCAAATGCGGCTGTAGCAGGGCTTTTTGAAAAGCGCGCTCTTCTCCGCGCGGCACATGCACCGGCTTTTTCGTAAACGGGTCCAGACCGGTGTAATACATCGCGGTCGCCGCGGTCAGCGGCGTCGGCGTGAAATTCTGCGCCTGCTCCAGATGGAGATGATGCTCGTGGAGATACAGGGCAAGATCCAGCGCGTCCTGCAGTGTGCAGCCCGGGTGCGCGGAAATAAAATACGGCACGATGTATTGTTTTATATTGTGCGCCTTGTTGAACGCCAGAAATTTATTCAGAAATTTTACATACAGATCATAGGGCGGCTTGCCCATGATTTGCAAAACTGGCTCGCAGATATGCTCCGGCGCGAGGCTGAGCTGTCCGCCGACGTGATGCGTGAAAAGCGTTTCCATATATTCCGGATCGAGCAAAGCCAGATCATAACGAATGCCGCTATTGAGCAAAACTTTTTTGACACCGGGGAGCTGGCGCGCGCGGGAGAGCAGGGCTTTTTGCCGCGTGTGCGCCGTGTGCAACTCGGGGCAGATCTTGGGGTACAGACAGCTGGCGCGCGCGCATTCCCGTCCAGACCGGCAATGCATGCCGTACATATTGGCTGTGGGGCCGCCGAGGTCAAAG
This genomic interval carries:
- a CDS encoding aldo/keto reductase, whose translation is MQNLKLNNGVAIPEIGFGTWQTPDGETAVQAVKTALESGYTHIDTAACYENEASVGRAMRESGIPREKLFITTKLWNTERGYDSALKAFAVSLQKLQLEYIDLYLIHWPDNKNPELNIASWKAFEKLYKDGLIKALGVSNFTPRHLQPLLDTAEIKPTVNQIEYHPGYRQEETVEFCRKHAILVEAWSPLGCGRILQDENLRLIAQKYNKSIAQLCLRWCRQNGVLPLPKSITPERIKENLRVFDFEISADDLQYINDLPQFGWSGFKI
- a CDS encoding YgiQ family radical SAM protein, whose amino-acid sequence is RVYKNVPVVLGGVEASLRRFVHYDYWDDKPRRSLLLDAKADLLLYGMSEKATLLIAEHLRAGGRWADLPQPPNSTKAYKTLDSVPGDKLILPSAEKALTDRQTHAEHFALYFREGRRKKPRVIVEPYQDRFLVTTPPDNLTGREVDELFFLPFTRAPHPRYKGQKIPCYDFVRFSTITHRGCFGGCAFCAISQHHGRQIINRSEESILQELQMIICRDPDFKGTIFDLGGPTANMYGMHCRSGRECARASCLYPKICPELHTAHTRQKALLSRARQLPGVKKVLLNSGIRYDLALLDPEYMETLFTHHVGGQLSLAPEHICEPVLQIMGKPPYDLYVKFLNKFLAFNKAHNIKQYIVPYFISAHPGCTLQDALDLALYLHEHHLHLEQAQNFTPTPLTAATAMYYTGLDPFTKKPVHVPRGEERAFQKALLQPHLPQNYRQVAKALKLLRREDLLKTLTSSKF